In Paenibacillus sp. FSL M7-0420, a single genomic region encodes these proteins:
- a CDS encoding coproporphyrinogen-III oxidase family protein yields MKGPLSLKERMDDFWVYPKLSKVNDKREYRDDFFQFLQQPSLDSKAALNLYIHIPFCDSACIFCPYYKVHGSKNLEIKISEYIDTLIAEMKHYASTPYFYGKKIDSVHFGGGNPLLMQPADFERIILAVKTYFQVDFKENWSVEGSINCVRSVDQIRQMMDLGINRISFGIQTFKEDIRKDMNMRVTLDDIYRGVDILNSAGLTDYCIDMMYNMPNQSIDDVIEDLEKVTALNPYHIDIYNMAVFPNTYLDRQIKKGAYRIKPSNPNQLTAFREAHKWLKEHGYQQITTNTYSLRQKETHIGDRLYLTNNNVLGIGVSSRGYLDGYVYKNVCDMKQYTEQVSQGLFPANLAHKLTEEEHNDRTMVFFPITLAISKASIPNYAFYEEKINTVIGMGLAEWTGDTLKLTEEGIVWAGNIAAHFISEERWNTYMSSFFQSVRDKTNFYNEDDTGMKVVELEV; encoded by the coding sequence ATGAAAGGACCACTGAGTTTAAAAGAACGTATGGATGATTTTTGGGTGTATCCGAAATTATCGAAAGTGAATGATAAACGCGAGTACAGAGATGATTTTTTTCAATTCCTGCAACAACCTTCTTTAGATAGTAAAGCAGCACTTAACTTGTATATACACATTCCATTCTGTGATTCTGCCTGTATTTTTTGTCCTTATTATAAAGTTCACGGTAGTAAAAATCTGGAAATCAAAATATCAGAGTACATCGACACTCTTATCGCTGAAATGAAGCACTATGCCTCAACTCCATATTTCTATGGGAAAAAGATTGATTCCGTTCATTTTGGTGGGGGCAACCCGCTGCTTATGCAACCTGCAGATTTTGAACGGATCATTCTGGCTGTTAAAACATATTTTCAGGTGGATTTTAAGGAAAATTGGTCAGTTGAAGGATCGATCAATTGTGTGAGAAGCGTCGATCAAATTCGCCAAATGATGGATTTAGGAATTAACAGGATTAGCTTCGGTATTCAGACATTTAAAGAAGATATTCGTAAGGATATGAATATGAGAGTGACTCTGGATGATATTTACCGTGGGGTAGACATCCTGAACTCTGCTGGTCTGACTGATTATTGCATCGATATGATGTACAATATGCCGAATCAATCAATTGATGATGTCATAGAAGATCTGGAGAAAGTGACAGCTTTGAATCCCTATCATATTGATATTTACAATATGGCTGTCTTTCCAAACACTTATCTTGACCGTCAGATCAAGAAAGGTGCCTATCGAATTAAACCATCCAACCCGAACCAGCTTACAGCCTTCCGTGAGGCCCATAAGTGGCTGAAAGAGCATGGATACCAGCAGATAACGACCAATACCTATTCCTTGCGTCAAAAGGAAACACATATTGGCGACCGCCTATACTTAACTAATAACAATGTACTTGGAATCGGAGTATCTTCAAGAGGTTATTTAGACGGTTATGTCTACAAGAATGTGTGTGATATGAAGCAATATACGGAACAAGTGAGTCAGGGTTTATTTCCTGCCAATCTGGCACACAAGCTGACTGAAGAAGAACACAATGACCGGACAATGGTCTTTTTCCCGATCACTTTGGCGATCAGCAAAGCTTCCATCCCCAATTATGCCTTCTATGAAGAAAAGATAAATACCGTTATCGGTATGGGACTTGCCGAATGGACAGGCGACACTCTAAAGCTGACAGAGGAAGGCATCGTATGGGCCGGCAATATAGCGGCACATTTTATTAGTGAGGAACGATGGAACACGTACATGAGTTCATTTTTCCAGTCTGTTCGAGACAAGACGAACTTCTACAACGAAGATGATACAGGGATGAAGGTTGTGGAACTGGAGGTTTAG
- a CDS encoding class I adenylate-forming enzyme family protein yields the protein MLYSSLQQAKNKYSERCAVVCNGHHMSYAELLKEVDYASERFGELGLGGGQTAALVLSNSLEFIICLYALSSRHVCVVLINPQNDVEKICENLQMTHLDIVIMENHVYDNLKDTGASFPFQVILREHLSGYCRPGASKLMNRDDNLYQSRNEHAPVVIQCSSGTTGLPKMAIRTNRNLSVDTDNIISTFAYTEEDVVYCAVPVCHGYGLTMGLLAPLKAGAQIWLERWFMPNRLISDLSKTRLSVFLGTPEYYDILNRRQYSERNINLSEVRLLLCSGSPLQKETGLSFHTRYGCWIQQLYGMMEVSTMSCNLAADENNVTSVGLAVNNVLIRLGAGGEIEVFSETISESYVGDRKITPAEKHGWFRTGDRGYLDETGRLYIQERIKASEQFAEMEANL from the coding sequence ATGTTGTACTCGAGTCTTCAACAAGCAAAGAATAAATACTCAGAGCGGTGTGCAGTAGTCTGTAACGGACACCATATGAGCTATGCTGAACTCTTGAAAGAAGTTGACTATGCCTCGGAGCGGTTTGGCGAACTGGGACTTGGGGGCGGTCAAACAGCCGCTTTGGTTTTGAGCAACTCACTGGAGTTCATCATCTGTCTGTACGCGTTGTCTAGCAGGCATGTATGTGTGGTGTTAATAAATCCGCAGAATGACGTAGAGAAAATATGCGAAAACCTGCAAATGACTCACTTGGATATTGTAATTATGGAGAATCACGTTTACGACAACCTTAAGGATACGGGCGCATCTTTTCCTTTCCAAGTTATTTTGCGTGAACATCTTTCCGGGTATTGTCGTCCCGGTGCATCAAAGCTTATGAACAGGGACGATAATCTGTATCAATCCAGAAACGAACATGCTCCGGTTGTTATCCAATGTTCTTCGGGGACTACAGGGTTGCCTAAAATGGCCATCCGGACGAACCGGAACCTGTCAGTGGATACGGATAACATTATCTCGACATTTGCTTATACAGAGGAAGATGTTGTCTACTGCGCAGTTCCGGTATGCCATGGATACGGGTTGACCATGGGGTTGTTAGCTCCACTTAAGGCAGGAGCTCAAATATGGCTGGAACGCTGGTTCATGCCGAACCGTCTAATCAGCGACTTATCCAAGACAAGGCTGTCTGTATTTCTGGGAACGCCAGAGTACTATGATATTCTGAACCGCCGTCAATACAGCGAAAGAAACATCAACTTAAGTGAAGTCCGGCTGCTGTTGTGCTCCGGCTCTCCTTTACAAAAAGAGACCGGGTTATCGTTCCACACACGGTATGGATGCTGGATTCAGCAGTTGTACGGAATGATGGAAGTGAGCACGATGTCCTGTAATTTGGCTGCGGATGAAAACAATGTAACAAGTGTAGGACTGGCAGTGAATAATGTCTTGATCAGGCTCGGTGCAGGAGGGGAGATTGAGGTTTTCAGCGAGACGATCTCCGAGAGCTACGTTGGAGACCGAAAGATAACTCCAGCAGAGAAACACGGATGGTTCAGGACTGGTGACCGGGGATATCTCGATGAGACAGGACGGCTGTATATCCAGGAGCGTATCAAGGCTTCGGAGCAATTTGCAGAAATGGAGGCGAACCTATGA
- the queD gene encoding 6-carboxytetrahydropterin synthase QueD, whose amino-acid sequence MKVTIGKEFLFEAAHQLPQREEYGACQNLHGHRYELTVEVRGEVNELGWVCNFKEIKSIVKNNVIELYDHAYLNDHFDLPTVEVMAVHIFKVLSEKLRDKPYDLNRILLYETQDSYAEIRA is encoded by the coding sequence ATGAAAGTGACTATCGGTAAAGAGTTTTTATTTGAAGCAGCACATCAGTTGCCGCAGAGAGAAGAGTACGGCGCTTGCCAGAACCTGCACGGGCACCGTTACGAATTGACTGTGGAAGTAAGGGGAGAAGTAAATGAACTGGGGTGGGTTTGCAATTTTAAGGAAATAAAATCTATTGTTAAAAATAATGTAATCGAACTGTATGATCATGCATATTTGAACGATCATTTCGACTTACCGACAGTTGAAGTCATGGCTGTACATATTTTCAAGGTGTTGTCTGAGAAATTACGAGACAAACCGTACGACTTGAACCGAATCTTATTATACGAGACTCAGGACAGTTATGCGGAAATTAGAGCATAA
- a CDS encoding BtrH N-terminal domain-containing protein, with translation MNASSFMESEFVFPKEFEYYCFKNCYWNLLKYYGVESPELFLDCGIEWLFTEDGSDKYGYSFSTGDFFSSFLPSWAGQAHFHSNSDNKYQCEEIWESNRLKLMAGVPLIAGVDVFELDYTPFYHKKHSFHSLLLTGYEERTEQYQLIDWYPPWFFKGERTQALLDPARSSANQADGILSGNPIDYLWVEVEREGWTAAKKHQIDEALSLCLDQFYSSPEERGNAQRGVYALHALLETIEKMMEETKGQKEFMEDLHGKLFFTAPRKSFLKFYLKSAAREWPSSKLYGCIKCLEDTITEWKKLSSIVIKASLSERTELFQQVIDLLRRQISLEKNFYYELYSVSKSLKVEGFPIWI, from the coding sequence ATGAACGCCAGTTCATTTATGGAGTCAGAGTTTGTCTTTCCTAAGGAGTTTGAGTATTACTGCTTTAAAAATTGCTATTGGAATCTTTTGAAATATTATGGTGTTGAAAGTCCCGAGTTATTTCTGGATTGCGGAATCGAATGGCTATTTACTGAAGATGGATCGGATAAATATGGCTACTCATTCAGCACGGGAGATTTTTTCTCCAGCTTTCTGCCTTCTTGGGCTGGGCAAGCACATTTCCACTCTAATTCAGATAACAAGTATCAATGTGAGGAAATTTGGGAGTCCAATCGTCTGAAGTTAATGGCAGGAGTACCTTTAATTGCTGGAGTTGATGTATTCGAACTGGATTATACTCCCTTCTATCACAAAAAGCATTCCTTTCACTCCTTACTACTGACTGGGTATGAGGAAAGGACAGAACAGTATCAGTTAATTGATTGGTACCCTCCCTGGTTCTTTAAGGGAGAACGTACGCAAGCTTTACTTGACCCGGCAAGGTCCTCAGCGAATCAAGCAGACGGAATTCTGAGCGGGAATCCTATCGATTATCTCTGGGTAGAGGTAGAGAGAGAGGGATGGACAGCGGCCAAGAAACATCAAATTGATGAAGCGTTATCTTTGTGTCTAGATCAGTTTTACAGCAGCCCTGAAGAAAGAGGTAATGCGCAGAGAGGCGTTTACGCTCTCCACGCATTGTTGGAGACAATTGAGAAAATGATGGAAGAAACCAAGGGACAAAAGGAGTTTATGGAAGACCTGCATGGTAAATTATTTTTTACAGCACCGCGAAAATCCTTTCTGAAGTTTTATCTGAAATCAGCAGCCCGAGAGTGGCCATCATCCAAATTGTATGGTTGTATCAAGTGCTTGGAGGATACAATCACGGAGTGGAAGAAGCTCTCCTCCATCGTGATTAAGGCATCACTCTCGGAAAGAACCGAACTATTTCAGCAGGTGATCGATTTATTGAGACGTCAGATCTCTCTGGAGAAAAATTTCTACTATGAACTGTATAGCGTAAGCAAAAGTCTAAAGGTGGAAGGATTTCCGATATGGATATAA
- a CDS encoding 3-hydroxyacyl-CoA dehydrogenase family protein, translating into MDIKRVAVIGAGIMGRGVAEVLAAAGISVVLIDRKDDVLRQSRDQLQDDLRIRALIRQSEITAQEPEAIMERIEWTTRLDVLTQVDYIVENVPEVTHVKKELYQQIAPYLPESCFIAVNTSCVSITELAAGLHRPERVIGVHFMNPVPLIPAVEIIRGYHTSADTLNITTSLMERLGKQSIVVNDLPGFVSNRISHLMMNEAVFVVQDQVATAWEVDEIFKKCYGHKMGPLETADLIGLDTVKNSLDVLYKSYQDSKFRCCPLLKKMVDAGLLGRKTGQGFYQYT; encoded by the coding sequence ATGGATATAAAACGAGTTGCGGTTATTGGCGCCGGTATCATGGGCAGAGGAGTGGCGGAGGTATTGGCGGCAGCAGGGATCTCAGTCGTTCTGATTGACCGGAAAGATGATGTACTGCGGCAATCCAGAGACCAGCTCCAGGATGATCTGCGGATCCGGGCACTTATTCGCCAATCAGAAATAACGGCTCAGGAGCCTGAGGCGATCATGGAACGCATAGAATGGACAACCCGTTTAGATGTTCTGACCCAGGTCGATTATATTGTGGAAAATGTCCCCGAAGTGACACACGTGAAGAAGGAACTGTATCAACAGATAGCTCCGTATCTTCCAGAATCGTGCTTTATAGCTGTTAACACATCCTGTGTTTCCATTACTGAACTGGCTGCCGGATTACACCGGCCGGAACGGGTTATTGGTGTGCATTTTATGAATCCAGTGCCGTTGATCCCTGCTGTTGAAATTATTCGGGGTTATCATACGTCAGCAGATACTCTGAATATAACCACCTCCTTAATGGAGAGACTTGGAAAACAATCAATCGTAGTAAATGATTTACCTGGTTTTGTATCTAATCGGATATCCCATCTGATGATGAATGAAGCCGTGTTTGTTGTTCAGGATCAGGTAGCAACTGCCTGGGAAGTCGATGAAATATTTAAGAAATGTTATGGACATAAAATGGGACCCCTGGAAACAGCCGACTTAATCGGCCTTGATACAGTAAAAAATTCCCTGGACGTTTTATACAAAAGTTACCAGGATTCTAAATTCCGTTGTTGTCCGCTTTTAAAGAAAATGGTAGACGCAGGCCTTCTGGGGCGGAAGACGGGACAAGGATTTTATCAATACACTTAA
- a CDS encoding acyl carrier protein: MDDVQLKIEHFLLRMFRVKQIGLNDDIFALGSMNSLFAMQLILFLEKEFQIRIESKDMDLNQFKTLGTIIELVERKRLILKSSGE; the protein is encoded by the coding sequence ATGGATGATGTGCAATTGAAAATTGAGCATTTTCTGCTTCGCATGTTCCGTGTCAAACAGATCGGTCTGAATGATGATATCTTTGCGCTGGGTTCAATGAATTCCTTATTCGCGATGCAATTAATTCTTTTTCTTGAGAAGGAGTTTCAAATTCGGATTGAAAGCAAGGATATGGATTTGAACCAGTTTAAGACACTGGGAACTATTATTGAGCTGGTAGAAAGAAAACGTCTTATTCTTAAATCTTCTGGAGAATAA
- a CDS encoding acyl-CoA dehydrogenase family protein: MGTFGVQEALRKEEFRRFTELEVFPLADKIDRDEQMPRELIRKLGESGYLGAFLPKRYGGHEMSMSDVGCLNEELGRGCSSTRGILTVQGMVEIAIDRWGTPEQRQEWLPELAQGLAIGAFALSEQGAGTDAKSIETAAVVQDGVYILNGHKKWITMGQLADVFIVFANYNEKVTAFLMPRDTPGLTVRPIGGMLGLKGSMLAELQLNNCRIPLENMIGSEGTGLTNVAMSCLDYGRYTVACGCVGLAQACLDESLLYARKRKQFGNSLRNHQLIQKMITEMVVGVQAARVLCTNAGRLKDEGDPESIMETWNAKYFASKVAVKSAADALQIQGAVGFSANSPAQRHYRDSKVYEIIEGTSQIHELMIATNAFRRM, translated from the coding sequence ATGGGGACATTTGGAGTTCAGGAGGCTTTGCGTAAAGAAGAGTTTAGACGTTTTACCGAGTTAGAGGTATTCCCGCTTGCAGACAAGATTGACCGGGATGAACAGATGCCGAGGGAATTAATTCGTAAGTTGGGCGAGTCGGGATATCTGGGAGCCTTTCTGCCAAAACGGTATGGAGGGCATGAAATGAGTATGTCTGATGTGGGATGTCTGAACGAAGAATTGGGGAGAGGCTGTTCTTCAACACGGGGAATTTTGACAGTGCAAGGTATGGTTGAAATAGCCATAGACCGCTGGGGAACACCAGAGCAGCGACAGGAATGGCTGCCGGAGTTGGCACAAGGTTTGGCCATTGGCGCGTTTGCCCTTTCTGAACAAGGAGCCGGGACAGATGCCAAGAGTATTGAAACTGCTGCCGTTGTCCAAGATGGCGTATATATTCTGAATGGTCATAAAAAATGGATTACAATGGGACAACTGGCCGATGTGTTCATTGTGTTTGCCAATTATAACGAGAAGGTAACAGCCTTCTTGATGCCAAGGGATACTCCCGGCTTGACAGTCCGGCCGATCGGCGGAATGTTGGGTCTAAAAGGATCCATGCTGGCTGAACTACAACTGAACAATTGCCGGATACCGCTGGAGAACATGATAGGGTCTGAGGGAACGGGATTGACCAATGTTGCGATGTCCTGTTTGGATTACGGACGTTATACGGTAGCCTGTGGTTGCGTCGGACTTGCGCAAGCCTGTCTGGATGAATCGCTGCTCTACGCCCGTAAAAGAAAACAGTTTGGGAACTCGCTAAGAAATCACCAGCTTATTCAAAAAATGATAACTGAGATGGTAGTAGGTGTTCAAGCGGCCAGAGTATTGTGCACAAATGCAGGGCGCCTGAAGGATGAGGGAGATCCCGAATCCATCATGGAGACTTGGAATGCAAAGTACTTTGCTTCCAAGGTGGCCGTTAAATCGGCCGCTGATGCTTTACAAATTCAAGGTGCTGTCGGGTTCAGTGCGAATAGTCCTGCACAAAGACATTATCGGGATTCAAAAGTTTACGAGATTATTGAGGGTACCTCCCAAATTCACGAGTTAATGATCGCTACGAACGCTTTCCGGAGAATGTAA
- a CDS encoding HAD-IIIC family phosphatase: MGKNIKCVVWDLDNTLWNGVLSEGDPVEPDNAALELIRELDRRGILQSISSKNDYDKAMQKLDEFGLRHFFLYPQIHWNPKSEAVQAIINRLNISEDTVAFIDDQPFERDEVAAHLPDVMTIDAAFISRIPDFPEMNPKFITEDSLRRREMYMQDQQRNESEQEFTGTKEEFLAGLGMVMSISEAELEDLQRAEELTVRTHQLNSTGITYDLEELDSLRRSPNHLLLIANLEDRYGDYGKIGLMLVECGPEEWTIKLLLMSCRVISRGVGTVMLSYIQKEAESSGVRLLAEFLPNERNRMMYATYKFAGFTELPGNCGGDVLVLEHDADNRAVYPKYMTIHTGNEGRQKRRERLANGRI; this comes from the coding sequence GTGGGCAAAAATATAAAATGTGTGGTCTGGGATTTGGATAATACATTATGGAATGGTGTGCTTAGCGAAGGGGACCCTGTTGAGCCGGATAATGCCGCCTTGGAATTGATACGGGAGCTTGACAGAAGGGGGATTCTCCAATCCATTAGCAGTAAAAATGATTATGACAAAGCGATGCAGAAACTGGATGAGTTTGGCCTAAGGCATTTCTTCCTTTATCCCCAGATACATTGGAATCCTAAGTCGGAAGCGGTGCAGGCTATCATCAACCGGTTAAACATTTCGGAGGATACAGTTGCCTTTATTGACGATCAACCCTTTGAGCGTGATGAAGTAGCGGCTCATCTTCCGGATGTGATGACAATAGATGCTGCTTTTATTAGCAGAATTCCTGATTTTCCAGAAATGAATCCTAAGTTTATTACGGAAGACTCTCTCCGCCGTAGGGAAATGTACATGCAAGATCAACAGAGGAACGAGAGCGAACAGGAGTTCACGGGGACCAAAGAAGAATTTCTTGCCGGGCTGGGCATGGTGATGTCCATTTCTGAGGCAGAGCTAGAGGACCTGCAGCGTGCGGAGGAACTGACAGTCCGGACACATCAATTGAACTCGACGGGTATTACATACGATTTAGAAGAGCTTGACAGTCTCAGGAGATCACCGAACCATCTTCTTCTAATAGCGAATCTTGAAGATCGTTACGGGGATTATGGAAAAATCGGACTTATGCTGGTGGAATGTGGTCCAGAAGAATGGACAATCAAGTTGCTGCTCATGTCCTGCCGGGTCATCTCCAGAGGGGTGGGAACCGTAATGCTTAGTTATATCCAAAAGGAAGCAGAATCATCAGGGGTAAGGCTGCTGGCTGAGTTCCTGCCGAATGAACGAAACCGTATGATGTATGCGACCTATAAATTCGCAGGATTCACCGAATTGCCCGGTAATTGCGGTGGGGATGTCCTTGTGCTGGAGCATGACGCAGATAACCGGGCTGTTTACCCTAAGTATATGACAATCCATACAGGTAACGAAGGGCGACAAAAAAGGAGAGAGAGGCTAGCGAATGGGAGAATTTAA
- the folE gene encoding GTP cyclohydrolase I FolE: MGEFKDVCIPERTEANTEEISKYIRKIISLIGEDPDREGLLDTPKRVAKMYNEIFKGYSTDCAELLSATFNENYDELVALSHIKYFSMCEHHMVPFYGQVHIGYIANNKIVGLSKLARLVDALSSKLQVQERLTTEIADMIERHLKPLGVMVIVEGEHLCMCARGVKKPGVVTTTSVSRGVFKTDSDRKNEFLHYIRRD, encoded by the coding sequence ATGGGAGAATTTAAGGATGTCTGCATTCCAGAGCGTACCGAAGCTAATACGGAGGAGATCTCTAAGTATATTCGAAAAATTATAAGCTTAATCGGAGAGGATCCCGACCGGGAAGGCCTGCTGGATACACCGAAGAGAGTAGCCAAAATGTATAATGAAATTTTCAAGGGTTATTCCACAGATTGTGCGGAACTCTTGTCGGCCACCTTTAACGAAAACTACGACGAGCTGGTCGCTCTTAGCCATATTAAGTATTTCAGCATGTGCGAGCATCATATGGTTCCCTTTTACGGACAGGTCCACATTGGTTACATTGCAAATAATAAAATCGTTGGTCTGAGCAAGCTGGCGCGATTGGTTGATGCACTATCAAGCAAGCTGCAGGTTCAAGAACGGTTGACAACAGAAATAGCTGATATGATTGAGCGGCATTTAAAGCCTCTTGGTGTAATGGTGATTGTGGAAGGTGAGCATCTTTGTATGTGTGCCAGAGGCGTCAAGAAACCAGGGGTAGTAACTACTACCTCCGTCAGCCGGGGCGTGTTCAAAACTGATTCCGACCGCAAAAACGAATTCCTGCATTATATCAGACGAGATTAA
- a CDS encoding ABC transporter ATP-binding protein translates to MKKKKYTLLDSISIAYKANPVIVLCILLFAGANGFVPFLLILMNSSFINSAIDYVNQKSSFSDVLGPLITIFLLIGYVQMYAVISQILFSRVTISLRESFNTAIIQKQLSIKYEHIENEETNELLNRIVKNPGFYSINEVFRHLVDLIGILINFVAVGWLVFELKWWLGAVLFLVCIPLVLISYVSQQKIYTILRSTSDLDRKSGYIEFDVLRGRDLAAERRLFGFTSYFNEKFEQYFTGAINLSKKVKFKWLALNKVSVMFIIITCVSFAVMLLTPLKNNEITLGFFISLVTAIFQLQEKMANQMSEIIGFLSKDNEYMKDLNRFVQLEDEEENITGSQEKNIPILRVQTIEFKNVYFKYPGTSNYILKGLSFTIQSGMHYAVVGKNGSGKSTITKLLLGLYTPDQGEILINGINIRHIQSQTLHMLFSVVYQDFAKYSVTVGENIAVGDTRQFTGKEKLEAAKIIEIADYVRLKENVEQLPQQFDTPLGKILPNGIDLSGGQWQKIALARSLMKKDTVRILDEPTAALDPLEESNLYTHYSRISSEDTTIFISHRLGSTKLADIILVIDDGRVAECGCHEDLMQSRGIYNDMFNSQKEWYYEA, encoded by the coding sequence TTGAAGAAAAAAAAGTATACCTTACTCGACTCCATTTCTATTGCGTATAAAGCAAACCCGGTTATTGTACTTTGCATTTTGCTGTTTGCTGGAGCTAACGGTTTTGTTCCATTTCTACTCATTCTTATGAATTCGAGTTTTATCAATTCCGCGATTGATTATGTGAATCAGAAATCATCCTTTAGTGATGTGTTAGGGCCGCTAATTACAATTTTTCTTTTAATCGGTTATGTTCAGATGTACGCTGTAATCTCTCAAATTCTGTTCTCCAGAGTCACGATCAGCCTTAGAGAAAGCTTTAATACGGCAATCATTCAAAAACAACTGTCGATTAAGTACGAACATATTGAAAATGAAGAAACAAATGAATTATTGAACCGTATCGTTAAAAATCCCGGATTTTACTCCATTAATGAAGTATTCAGGCATCTTGTGGATCTAATTGGAATTCTGATCAATTTTGTTGCCGTAGGCTGGCTGGTATTTGAACTGAAATGGTGGCTTGGTGCGGTTCTGTTTCTGGTATGCATTCCGCTTGTTCTGATCTCTTACGTCTCACAACAAAAAATTTATACTATTCTGCGATCCACCAGCGATCTGGACCGGAAATCAGGATACATCGAATTTGACGTCCTCCGCGGCCGTGATTTAGCTGCAGAGCGCAGACTGTTTGGCTTCACAAGCTATTTCAACGAAAAATTCGAGCAATACTTTACCGGTGCCATCAATTTATCGAAGAAAGTTAAATTTAAATGGCTGGCATTAAACAAAGTTTCTGTCATGTTTATTATTATCACCTGTGTGAGTTTTGCCGTTATGCTGTTGACGCCTTTAAAGAATAACGAAATTACTCTGGGCTTTTTCATTTCACTTGTAACAGCAATCTTTCAGCTACAGGAGAAAATGGCTAACCAAATGTCGGAAATTATCGGATTTTTATCAAAGGACAATGAATATATGAAGGATCTCAACCGCTTTGTCCAGCTCGAAGACGAAGAGGAAAATATAACTGGCTCCCAAGAAAAGAACATCCCTATTCTACGGGTGCAGACAATTGAATTTAAGAATGTGTACTTTAAATACCCGGGGACGTCCAATTATATTCTGAAAGGATTATCTTTTACTATACAGAGCGGGATGCATTATGCAGTGGTGGGTAAGAATGGTTCCGGCAAAAGCACGATTACAAAATTATTATTAGGTCTGTACACACCTGATCAAGGAGAAATTCTTATTAACGGAATCAATATTAGGCATATTCAGTCCCAAACACTCCATATGCTTTTTTCCGTCGTATACCAGGATTTTGCTAAGTATTCTGTAACTGTCGGCGAGAACATTGCAGTGGGCGATACCCGCCAATTTACCGGTAAAGAGAAGTTGGAGGCAGCTAAAATCATTGAAATTGCCGATTATGTAAGATTAAAAGAAAATGTGGAGCAGCTTCCGCAACAGTTTGATACCCCTCTGGGAAAAATTTTACCAAACGGAATTGACCTCTCAGGTGGGCAGTGGCAAAAAATTGCATTGGCCCGTTCGCTGATGAAGAAAGACACCGTGCGAATTTTGGATGAACCGACGGCGGCGCTTGATCCGCTGGAAGAAAGTAATTTGTACACACATTATTCAAGAATATCATCAGAGGATACGACCATCTTTATTTCACATCGCCTTGGCTCTACTAAACTTGCAGACATAATCCTGGTTATTGATGACGGACGGGTAGCGGAATGCGGATGCCATGAGGATTTAATGCAGAGTAGAGGGATTTACAATGATATGTTTAATTCACAAAAGGAATGGTACTATGAAGCCTAA